In uncultured Desulfuromonas sp., the genomic stretch GACAATCTGTTCCGCCTCGTCCAGGTCGCTTTCTTGCTTGCCACTGGTGTTGAGTTTGACCAACACCAGTGGATATTCGAGACGGAAGGACAGGGCCACCGATTCCGGGAACACGTTGGCCAGCAGTTGGCGTTCAATATCGTTTTCCGGCAAGCCAAAGACTTTTAAAACCCGCTCACCGCAGAACAGGGTCGGGGTGACCAGACGGCGCAACGCCGGAATCACTTGCTGCTGAAGCATGGCCATCATTTCATGCGGCACGCCGGGCATGAAAAACGCCGGGCGGTTGTTGTGGGTGACGATGAATCCCGGTGCCGTGCCGCAACGATTTTCCATCACCTGTGCCTTATGAGGAATCAGCGCCTGTTTTTCGTTGCCGGGGGGAAACGCACGGCCCGATTTTTTGAAAAAAGCTTCAATCTGGCGCAGGGCCAAGTCGTTGAGAGCCAGAGTGAGATGAAACGCCTGGGCCGCCGCACGTGCCGTGACATCATCGCGGGTCGGTCCGAGGCCACCGCTGACCAGGGCAACCACGTTCTGTTTGTTGAGTTGCTGTAAGGTAACGGCAATTAATTGCGGTTGGTCGGGCAACGTGACCGCCTGATCAATCACATACCCTTCACAGCGCAGGGCGCGGGCAATCTCAGCCGTGTTGGTGTCCACCACCTCGCCGTTGAGCAGTTCATCTCCAATGGTCACCACGGCAATTTTCATCATCTGATCCCATCAAAACAGTAAAAAGAAATCGGGGAAAAAGCTCATCAGAGCATAGAGGCTCAGCCAGGCATAAAGACCTGCCACCACATCGTCAAGCACCACTCCCACACCATTTTTAACCTTGCGATCAAACCAGTTGGCCGGCCATAGCTTGACGATGTCAAACAACCGAAACAGCAAAAAAGCGACAATCGCAGTCGTCCAGCTGAACGGCACAAAGGCAATGGCAGTCAAATAACCGATCAACTCGTCGATGACAATGCGTCCATCATCAACGACGCCGTAAATTTCGCCGGCGCGATGGGCACTCCAGAACGAAAGCAGTAAAATAAACACCCAGGCCAGAACAAACTCCTGTTGTTCCAGGCGCGCCAGCAACCAGTACAGGGGGATGCCCATCAGCGTGCCGAAAGTGCCCGATGCCACCGGGGCATACCCCAGGCCAGCGTTGGAGGAGAAAAAGAGGATTATACGTTTCATGGTGGTTTTATTGTCCTAGTTTTAAGAAGAGGCTGGTTCGTCAGAATGCTCCGCGTCAAGAAGATACAGACTTTCGATGGCTTCAGCAATGTGCGCCATGTCATGCTGTTCATTGAGTAGAAGTTCACAGCGTACCAGGCGCGGGTCTGCCAGTTGCAAGCTCTCCGGCGACCGATGTTCAAAAGCCAGATTGTCAGCAAACTGACGCACCACGGTAATTGGGCCATCTTCACACGGCGTCAAACGTAATTGCAACATCTGCTTGAGGGCCGTGCGTGCAGGGAGATGCAGGGTGCAGCCGCGTGGATTGACGTTTTCACAATAGAAAGAAGCCGCCAGTTCGCCACCGATCAGCACATGATCTTCCAGGTGTTGCTCGCGAATCAGCAACGGCAGGCTGTCCAGTTTCCACGGGGCACTCAGGTTGCAGCGATCCACCTCCAGTTTCGGACGCAGACGGCTGGTGTAGGCGGTTTCCCACAATTGGCGTAACGCGGTCAAGTTGCTGATCACGGTTTTTTTGTCCACCGTATTAATGAGCAGGTTTTTCGCTTTAAGTTCATTGATCACCGGGCCGACAGCGCCCAGGGCGACACTCGCCCGTTCAGCGATGATCCGATAAGACTTCTGACACAATTGTGGGTCGCGCAGCAGTTGAAAAAGAATTTTGGCGCCGGTGCTCTGCTGACTGCGGTTGGGCGGAAGCTTGGGGCTTTTTTTGCGTCGGCCGCTCACCTCATAAAACAGCGGTGGTGCGCAGATCGAGCCGTTGCCGATGGTATCAAGAAAATCAATATGGTGGTGCTGTAACTGACTCGACAGGCTTTCCGGAATATAGTCAGCCAGCAGGAGCGGTTGATGTTGTTTCAGCGTTTCGAGCTGAAAGGTCAGCAGTTGCCCCTGCTGCGGCGTGATGCGCCAGGCCAGACGTACCGGGCGCGTGATGCTGCCCCAGTCGCCGAATAGACGCAGTGAACCGCTGAACGGTGGCGGAGCATCGTCCGTAATAAACTCGGCATCCATTCCGGGGCGTTTGTGGAGAATGTCAATGACCGCCTGAATCAGTTTTTTTTCACGCGAAGTCGGTTGGCTCATAATAAAAAGGCTCACAGGTGAAAATAGGGCGTTGCCATGATATTTGCCCGTGAGTGTAAACTCTCCATGAGATCGTGTACAGATATAAAAAGTGAACATAGCTGGAGTTCAAAGGAACTCTTCGCAATCACATTTTTGTCGGCACAGGGCGCTAAAATCACTAATTTATGGCAATGCGGCGGCGAATTTCGCCCGAATAGCCTCAATGCGCTTGCGATTCACCCCCAGATCGCTGTGCCCCAACCGCGACGCCGAGCGCACATCAATCCGTCCCGGTGCGGAAAAATAAAACTCCACATCATCGACAAAGCCCATCACCGCACTGGCAAACTCGCAACGGATGTAATCGTCACGTTGTTCGATCAGGGTCGTGCGCGGCCATTCTTTCAGAATGGAAAGTAGCGTATTACATGCCTGGGGTTGTGAACCTGTGTATCCCAGCGGGGCAATGGCATGCGTTTCGTCCGCATCCGGACTCTGGCTGTTGACACAGTTGGGCGAGGAAGGGCAGGAGCGAAGTTGACCATTGTGAATGCCCAGATCGTCCGGCGGGGTTCCGGCGCAGCCCCACACCATGCCGGTGAGGGTGAGAAGGGCTAAAGTGGATTTATGTTTCATGAGGTTCCTCCGGGAAAGTGGTTTCTCACAGCTTACCATGCGAGAAGGGAATGTCCTTCTGGTGGGGACTAAAGCTGTTTCCCTTTTTTACTGTGCTATTTCTGACAGAAATTCCAAAGCACCCTCAACATCGAAATATTTTCTTCCATAGGCCTGTTCGCGGAGCTCCTTTGCTAGAAGTGCATCGTGCTTCTCAACAATCGTATCTGGAACGTAACTTCCCATCTCCTCTGATGTTGGCTGTTGTACACAGCTCAGGATTGAATCGACTGATGTGTAAAAGGTATCCAGAGTGCAATTTCTTATGTCAATCACCCCACCAAAGCAATCCGCAGCCAGCCCAGCGTGGCGTAGCAGGATGGTGAGCGTGATCGTAATTTGATCACCACACCAGGGTAAGACGTGTAGCGTACTGCCCATTTGCACAAGACATGTCCTCTCCAATTCAAGGGCATGGAAACACTCGATTCCCTCAGCCAGTGCTTCCTTGGCCTTTTTGTCCAAATAAACAGGGATTGATTTATTGCTGTACACCCGACGCATTTCTTGCCTTACAATCTCGTGGACCTCTAGCCCGTTCCCGCCAAATTGAGGGGGGCGTCCACCGGATGCTTTTTTTAAAAGAATTACCTTCTTTTCGGCGTTGATGTTCAGCACTTCCCACCGCTTGCCCGCAAATATGATCAGTTGCCCAACTGTTAGCGGCTTATCAATAGGGACGGTGCCCAGCACCCGCGATTCACATTCCAGACGGTATTCCTCCGGCGTGTTGAAGGCCGTATAAAAATGAAAATTTTCGACGAACTGTTCTCCCTTTTCTCCTAAAACGAGTTGTCCGTCCCGCATTTGGGTTATTAGGTCATGCTCGCCCAGTGAGCGTAATAATCGGATGTAACAATTTTGGTCGACCAAACGGAATGGTCCCGTTTCGCACAATAAAGACCACAACTGGTTCGCACGTACGCCGCCATATTGACCAACAACCGATAACGTTTGCTGAACAAGGGTGGACAGATGATATTGATTGGCTGGAGGCGGTTCGCACCATTTATTGAGCAACAGATTGACCATCGCAATGCATTGGACGGTTTCCATACGAAGCCGATCTAATAGGTGACTTTTATCCGTAAGTTCATTCTCGGCAATAAAAAGCCGCAAAACGGCAGCATCTCCACGGCGGCCCGACCGGCCAAGGCGTTGACGTAAACTTGCCACTGAATGAGGTGCCGTGACTTGGGCGATTGAATCAACACTGCCGATATCAATCCCCAACTCCAATGTCATGGTGCAAACCGCAGAGGTTGGTAAATTTTCTTTCTGTAGTCTTGCTTCGAGACCTTCCCGGAATTCTTTGGAAAGACTCCCATGGTGTGGGAAAAATTCGTTGGGCACGCCATCCTTTTCGCAAAGGTCAGCCAAAGACGTCGCGATCTCTTCCGTGCGGCCACGGCTATTGGCGAAAATTAAGTGAGACTTCCCGCGTAGGATTTTGTAGAGATCCTCGATGATTTCATCCAATGCCGTCACTGATTCAGCATTATTACCTTCGCTGTCCAGGTAACCTCTTAACTGAATTTTTAAATTCGAATGAGATGTATTTGATTCAATGATTTCGCAGGGGAATTGGGGGGAGACCCGCAAGAATTTAGCGACTTGGTTCATGTCGCCGAGCGTGGCGCTAAGGGCGATTCTGGGAACGGTTCGCCCCAACATGAACTCAAGCCGATGTAACAGAGACTGAAGTTGACATCCACGCTCCGTACCGATAAAGGCGTGAAACTCATCAATAATGATGTGGCTTAGAGATGAAAATGCGCGGTTGCACCAAGCCGCCTGATTCAGGAAAAGCGATTCAAGTGATTCTGGTGTAATCAGAATAATGCCGTCGGGATTTTTCCTTTGTTTATCTTTAACCGAACGAAGCACATCCCCATGCCAGGGTGTAACCGTAAGTTCGAGGATTTCAGCGAGGCTGTTTAGACGGCGAAGTTGATCGTTTATTAGCGCCTTGAGTGGGCTGATATAGAGAATGCCAACGCCGTCAGCCTTGGTTTCAGCGATACGGGAACATGCCGGAAGAAAAGCCGCCTCTGTTTTCCCCGCGGCCGTCGCCGCACTGATGATGACATCACAATCCGCATTCAAAATAGGCACGACTGCCCGTTCTTGAATGTCTCTGAGCTCAGTCCAGTTCTGCTTCCAGATCCAACGCTGGACATTTTTATGGAGTAAATTATACCCAACAGATGCGCTCATTCAGAGCCTCAAAGCTGGAATGTGGCTAATTCGTCGTCGTGAACTTGCCCGATTTCAGGCATGTCCGTATTGATTTCTTCCTCCAGAGGAACCTGTTCAATCAGCTGCTCCCAGTGGAGATTTGGGTTTTGCTCAAGGATGGCCAATAGGTCGACAAAAGCTTTGATTGTGTTGCGCGGGGTCTGGAAATAAGCATTGCCGATTCGCTTTGCGCAATGGGCTAAAAAATCAGTCAGGGCACTATCCGGAAGTAGATACTTGCTTTCATCTCCAGAAGCATAAACACGCCGAAGGTTTTGTAGAAGGATAAGCAATTCTTCCGGGGCCAGGTTGGCGAGGTGTAACGTCGGCGAAGAATAATCAATAACACCCGCACTGCGGGCAAACGAATTTTCTGCCAGACGCGAATGCAAAGCTTCGTAGCTATAAAGACCTTTTCTGGGGTCTAAAAGAAAATCAGGCGTTCCCCCAAAAATAAAACCAATGTGCTCCGCACTGCCTTGTAAGCAGTCATTGAGGATTCGCAAAATCTGTTCATAATTGGAGATTCTGGCTTTTTGACTGGAAAGTTTATACAGGTTGACCATTTCGTCAAGGTTGACGAGGAGTCCGTTATAACCGGCTTGACGGACGAATAAGCTCAGAAGTTTAAGGTGGTCATAAACACTGGCGTCATCGACTATGGTGCGCACACCTAATGTACTGCGGGCATCGGTCTTTGTTGTGATT encodes the following:
- a CDS encoding CinA family nicotinamide mononucleotide deamidase-related protein: MMKIAVVTIGDELLNGEVVDTNTAEIARALRCEGYVIDQAVTLPDQPQLIAVTLQQLNKQNVVALVSGGLGPTRDDVTARAAAQAFHLTLALNDLALRQIEAFFKKSGRAFPPGNEKQALIPHKAQVMENRCGTAPGFIVTHNNRPAFFMPGVPHEMMAMLQQQVIPALRRLVTPTLFCGERVLKVFGLPENDIERQLLANVFPESVALSFRLEYPLVLVKLNTSGKQESDLDEAEQIVRNRLKHHVVASGEQTLPEVVHQLLCDADVTLSLAESCTGGLIAKLLTDLPGSSAYLERGAVTYANSAKHDWLGISNELLLEKGAVSSECARGMVTGIRQRARTDYAIAVTGIAGPGGGTLEKPCGTVFIALATPQHTEVRECHFSGDRHQVRTKTAYTALDWLRRTLSPPE
- a CDS encoding phosphatidylglycerophosphatase A, which translates into the protein MKRIILFFSSNAGLGYAPVASGTFGTLMGIPLYWLLARLEQQEFVLAWVFILLLSFWSAHRAGEIYGVVDDGRIVIDELIGYLTAIAFVPFSWTTAIVAFLLFRLFDIVKLWPANWFDRKVKNGVGVVLDDVVAGLYAWLSLYALMSFFPDFFLLF
- a CDS encoding type IV toxin-antitoxin system AbiEi family antitoxin encodes the protein MSQPTSREKKLIQAVIDILHKRPGMDAEFITDDAPPPFSGSLRLFGDWGSITRPVRLAWRITPQQGQLLTFQLETLKQHQPLLLADYIPESLSSQLQHHHIDFLDTIGNGSICAPPLFYEVSGRRKKSPKLPPNRSQQSTGAKILFQLLRDPQLCQKSYRIIAERASVALGAVGPVINELKAKNLLINTVDKKTVISNLTALRQLWETAYTSRLRPKLEVDRCNLSAPWKLDSLPLLIREQHLEDHVLIGGELAASFYCENVNPRGCTLHLPARTALKQMLQLRLTPCEDGPITVVRQFADNLAFEHRSPESLQLADPRLVRCELLLNEQHDMAHIAEAIESLYLLDAEHSDEPASS
- a CDS encoding DUF1499 domain-containing protein, yielding MKHKSTLALLTLTGMVWGCAGTPPDDLGIHNGQLRSCPSSPNCVNSQSPDADETHAIAPLGYTGSQPQACNTLLSILKEWPRTTLIEQRDDYIRCEFASAVMGFVDDVEFYFSAPGRIDVRSASRLGHSDLGVNRKRIEAIRAKFAAALP
- a CDS encoding DEAD/DEAH box helicase codes for the protein MSASVGYNLLHKNVQRWIWKQNWTELRDIQERAVVPILNADCDVIISAATAAGKTEAAFLPACSRIAETKADGVGILYISPLKALINDQLRRLNSLAEILELTVTPWHGDVLRSVKDKQRKNPDGIILITPESLESLFLNQAAWCNRAFSSLSHIIIDEFHAFIGTERGCQLQSLLHRLEFMLGRTVPRIALSATLGDMNQVAKFLRVSPQFPCEIIESNTSHSNLKIQLRGYLDSEGNNAESVTALDEIIEDLYKILRGKSHLIFANSRGRTEEIATSLADLCEKDGVPNEFFPHHGSLSKEFREGLEARLQKENLPTSAVCTMTLELGIDIGSVDSIAQVTAPHSVASLRQRLGRSGRRGDAAVLRLFIAENELTDKSHLLDRLRMETVQCIAMVNLLLNKWCEPPPANQYHLSTLVQQTLSVVGQYGGVRANQLWSLLCETGPFRLVDQNCYIRLLRSLGEHDLITQMRDGQLVLGEKGEQFVENFHFYTAFNTPEEYRLECESRVLGTVPIDKPLTVGQLIIFAGKRWEVLNINAEKKVILLKKASGGRPPQFGGNGLEVHEIVRQEMRRVYSNKSIPVYLDKKAKEALAEGIECFHALELERTCLVQMGSTLHVLPWCGDQITITLTILLRHAGLAADCFGGVIDIRNCTLDTFYTSVDSILSCVQQPTSEEMGSYVPDTIVEKHDALLAKELREQAYGRKYFDVEGALEFLSEIAQ
- a CDS encoding ATP-binding protein, which codes for MAEINKQRLRPRERDAIIQSLRAGVTPRTGLQHIQVGRANEVKALLQDIERISDGGSAIRFVIGEFGSGKSFFLQLIRTVALEKGLVTIHADLSPDRRLHATGGQARNLYAELLHNLSTRTKPDGNALTSVVERFISEARKQADVAQKSVSEIIEEQLAHLSELVGGYDFAKVIGAYWEGHEKDNDQLKADAVRWLRGEITTKTDARSTLGVRTIVDDASVYDHLKLLSLFVRQAGYNGLLVNLDEMVNLYKLSSQKARISNYEQILRILNDCLQGSAEHIGFIFGGTPDFLLDPRKGLYSYEALHSRLAENSFARSAGVIDYSSPTLHLANLAPEELLILLQNLRRVYASGDESKYLLPDSALTDFLAHCAKRIGNAYFQTPRNTIKAFVDLLAILEQNPNLHWEQLIEQVPLEEEINTDMPEIGQVHDDELATFQL